The Gasterosteus aculeatus chromosome 12, fGasAcu3.hap1.1, whole genome shotgun sequence DNA window atattgtctgacatgaggtaaaaaaggttggggaccactgctctagGCTCCCCAACTATGTTTATCAATGAGTTCTGAAAAGCAGAATCTGGGGTTCAGACTCAACACTGATCTTACAAAATGAGTGTCCCAACAAAGGTTTAATATTGGTTGTGATACGTCAACACTTCAATGTTATGTAGAAAAAGGCTTTTCGGTGTACTGCCTGTATAACTTGATTGCCTCGTTTTTTTTTGACAGATCTGCACGAGACTTCACAGAACTATTGATGATGGTCTTCACTTTACCATCTAGCACCTCCAGCTGTGCCAGAAGGGTTCATAGGTCATTGAATAGAAGAGAAGAACGGCAACATCCAACAAGGACTTTAATGTCGTCTTGTGCTGGACTTGATGAACAAAAAGGTAAGTGGCTCCTTTTtaagaaatacaataaaaggaacatgcatgcatgcatacgtTTGTatacatactcacacacacacacacacacacacacacacatatatttattaatCATATCGCGAATATGCTGCTTTCCACTGATGGTCTGCCACCAagctttccctttcttttttccatGATGCTGGTGCGCCGTCATCAGACATTcagtgtgatgtgtgtgcgccttttgcatattttgttgtgtttaagtAAGTACttttctgctgttgtttcaaCACCAACACTTCTCTTTCCATCTTCCTTATCCTGGTGCACCATCGGCAGATATGCCGTATGTGTCTTCTCAGTTTTCTGTCTTGTTTGGATCTTTTCTGCATTTCTTAGGAGTTAATGAGCCGTTTTAATGTGTTGTATTTCTGCCTAATGTTGACAATATAACCTATGCATGTGtaatgtagacacacacatcacgAGTCTCCGCCGACCCCGAAAAAAGATTTTACTGCAGGTTATTACTGACTTCAGGGATGGATCCCCCGCCAGGACAACACTATTAGAGTTGGCAGTGGGGGCTTGTGagttatgttgtgtttttttctgtgcccTTAATCTGCTTCAGCAGcattctttcttttgttcattGAGTTTGCATAGAGAAATGTTAAGTGAAGCTGCCTGGCGCAGTCATCGAGTGAGTAAGCTCTCCTTTGGGTATGATTTGCAGTTAGATTCTGGTTTTGCATCTCTTTGGCACAATTGTAATACTGCTGTACAAGGAGCATTATGGATGTATTTTTTCTCTCAAGAATATCATATTTTTTCCGTGTCGTGATCCCCTGTGAAACTAAAATGACGATAATGTCGGAGCGGGAATCGCCACAGCACCCACAATAAGATACTATCATGATAGTTAAGTCTCGATACAGCATTACTGTGATGTATCACCgcttttcaaatgcaaattATGCAAAATATTAACATCTGCTGTACTTAAAGTTTCCACTCGGGTCATCTCCCTTCAGTTTCTTTCTAATAGGCCTATGAACTAAAATAGTTATCAATAACTATTTCCCTTTACTTGAAGTAATTAGCACAAAACACATCATGGAAATGATCAGGAAATGACTgactttattaaaataaaatccacGCATGAATCATTTTAATGTATGATACGTTGCTGTGAGCTAGTATATACCAAGTTAAACGTGTCATCATTCTCTCACTAACGTCAACTCTGTATTACGGTGAAAGATCTCCTTCAAACATTCATGCATTTATTCAAGATTCTtaacaaaagtacatttttaatccAAATGGAGAGTCGTTAGCTCTCCATTTGCTGATCTCCACACAGTATCATTCATTATTAGTGACTCGGGGGAGTCATGCCGATCCCATATTTCTTACAGACAATATCACTTTTGACGCCGTGATGATTGATCTGTAAGATTAATGCTTATTTCATATGGATATAAGTGAGCGTCACAACAGCTGACAGCCAAGACGTCTGCCCGTCAATGTCCAGATCACCTCGTGGGGGGTCGTGGGGTGAAATGTGTGTATTGAGGTGTGGAACATGATGGCCTGCATCCAAGATGGATCACCAGCACTTTGTGTTGCCCGGCTCCCCCCCAGCTACGTATTCCAgtaccacagaagaagaccaTGGAGAAGCCATAAAAGTAAACACAAACGTACCACAACAGAACACAACAGAGTCATGATCGTTTAATCCCAACATTAATAATTGGAATGCATTTGCAGTAATATAGTTTATATactaaaatattatataatattatatactCTTTGTGTACTAATAGAAATACTtaaaagtcaacatttattttgccaTTAAAGCTGAGTTCAGACAGTAAATGCAGGGAAACTGTCTCCTTGGAGACTTATCCGCCATCAGTCCTCTgacctccatctccacctccacctcttcctgctccgTAGCAAGTCGGCGTGTGGTGCGCCTGCCTTTTACACCTGGGCGGCCGTGGCGCCGCGCCCCCGCCGGCCTACAGGCCCTCCTAGATAACTCCTGTCTGATTAGCTCCTCAGGAGGACATTGTTCCTGAAGCAATTCCCCCCACCCAGTATTAATTTAGTCCTGAGAGAGAGGCCCATCCATCGTGGGTGggactcccccctcctccccccgtggCGCTCAGGGCCTCTCCTGCAGCCTACTAATAGCACGGCACCTCCTGGCCTGTCACCATAAGTGATGGTCCCTGCAAGTTTGTTGCTTCGTTGTGGCTTTTTACTCCCATCAGGCACTGCTCCTCGCTCCATCCTCTCCCCTCGTCCTCTTAGGTTTTCTTCAGCAGGTGTTTCCTCCGTCACTTCCATCGCTCACGCTGCTTGACGAAGGGAAACGCAGCTCAGGACACGGCGGCCGCAAAAGGGGGGGGTGATTTATTGAAAAGGAGCATTGGAGAGAAAAATtggctgtctttttattgtcttCGAGGGGGCGGCTTTTGAGAGCTGCCAGCAAAGAGGCGAATGATGAAAACGACGCTTTTGATATCGTTGTTGCTCTGAGTGGCGTCAAAGGGAACAGCACTAGAGAGGTGGAAGCGTTCTCTGAGGGGAGACGCAACCTGTTGTCATTGATGAAGACGGCGAGCTGCCGCGGAGCAGGACAAGAGTGCTTTGCTGTTCCCGTctgggcgcgggggggggggataagtgAAGGACACCGTGGCGCTGGCGTTATTGAAATTGAAACCGTCCTTCAGCATCACCACCCAGATGTTCGCCTCgtgtttttacttaaaaaatacctCCTCAATGTGCTGCCATTAGAGTTTGGGGGCCTGGGAAGTGTAAATAAAGGGATGTGGGGGTTTAAATATGGAAAAAAGCAGTTTGTGTCAGCCACATAGCGATAGAATCCCGAGGCCAAAGCACTGGTCTGCTCCCAGCAGCGTGTGACCGGCTGCGTTATTATTACGTATATATTACGTTCATATTAACGGGCTTTCACGCGTCCTTCTGGCGAAAGCATGCAGGGTGCACCTTGTGCCCGGAGATAAACCAGTGTCCTATTCCACACGCGGCACTGCCATCGTGTGGTGATGTGCGATATGTCCGCTGCGCAGCGGGGCTTCTCTCATTGCAGGGTAAACTCTGTCGCCGTTTTTCATGAACGTATTCAATGCAGTTTTATTGATGTGATGTTTTGTTATTTGACCTCATTTTGTCTTTATCACTCATGTGATTAGTTTTTAAAAACGCGTTCTCTCGGCCAGTACATTCCATTGTGCCGCTGATCCTctcggtgcccccccccacaaataAAGTATCATTCAAGGCCCAAGGGTGGAGGACATATGATTTTACCAGTTGATTGGGATCAAAAGTGAATTGTGGTGAATTTCCATCATCGTGAGaatcgtgaatattttcatctcatctcatctcgtCTTAtctggggtcgggtcgcggCTCCAACAGCTGCAATGTTGTCATGAGTGTCATTAAAAAGCCTTCCACCTCATTGTCATGGTAAAAAATAAAGCCTGATCTAAAAGATACAGTAATTACTACGTGGGAAAGACCAGACTCTTGTTTACGGTGTTTTCTTGAGGGGTCGtatgaattttttttattgtctttaaggTTGTTAAAATAACGAGGTTCTCTAAAAGTGAGTATCCTCCGTGATCAAAGTCAGACAAATATACAGGCATTTTAAGTACTTCCTTTTTGAATATTGGGATTATATAAGGAAttgcaatgtgtttttctttgtcccaTACCTACAAGCTTTAAGTACTcatattacttccttcttcaaaTGCTACCATTTaagttttttaattcaattaaataatGACTGAAATTATACAGTAACTGCataagaaataaagcaaattAGCATAGGTTAGCCTCTAGCTATGTTGCTTTATTTTACCGGGTCCGTCTCAGGTGTCACTGCACCTGCAAcgcacaggaaccacatgacatcACTTCCATCACACTTCACGTTGAGAATCTGTTTTAATGAGATATTCTCTGCTTTAGCTTCAGCTATAAACACAGAATACGTTAGCGTGTTTGTGACCGACGATGTCACAAACGCCCGCCGGAAATGTTTCTGTCTGAGCCTCCCGGTCCCATTTTAAAGCAATGACATGCAACAGTggaaggaaaaaagagaaaacaaataatagAGATTGAGATCCCTTTTTGTCTGAAGCCTTCCTCCCCTCATGTCTGGCTCCGCCCTGCCAAATGACCCGCGAGCACTTGTTTCCGGCAACGTGTCGGTGAAAACGGGGGTCAGGCCGGGTTTCAGGAAGCAACGTGACTTTGTGTTTGGCCGAGGTGACGCGTCTCTCGTCTCGTTTTCTCATTATTGAGACGAGAGACGCGTCACCCTGAATCCAACAATTGCCAATTGCGCCAGTCGGAGAGCCGGAGAATGACAGCGTATTTGTGCTTAACACGACGCTGTTGTCAGGGAATCAGCAGAAACGCTCTCATCGGCTGCGTTAACGCCGGCTTGAAGGCAAACATGAAGATTAATTGAGGAAACTATAATAGCCGTACTTGAGAAATAGAacaagtctctctctccttcttttgtTAGGATCCAAGGCGAGGTTGTTTAGCTCTCGTCTAAGATGTTTGCCTGCCTGCTTTCAACGCGTCTCGGGCCCTTGAGCTGATTGAGCTCCAGCAGCACGTTCCCTTCAAAGCACGTCAAGATTCTCCACGCACACTAATGAGGTAAATGGATGGCTTTTGTTTCCTTCACagttttaacccccccccccctccaccacacacaacacacacacacgcaaaatgcTCTCACGAGTTATACAAGAGCTGTTGTGGAGCCCTGAGCACTCAAATCTGCAACTCTACGGAGTGATCGATTTGCTCTGCAATATTCATCTGCTGCACGAGTGTTCATGCAGACTTCTCTGTTGTGAAAAGGAATTAATGCAGCAATTTCAAACGTGGGTGCGCAAGCATTAGAAATGTGAGGTTTATTATTGAACTGTGGATCAGTTCAGTTGCTGTTGGAAAAATCTTACCCGATCACCGGCGTAAAATCACTAaactggacatttattaaataatacctgcaaggaggagacagagttgacacacatataCACGAGGATTGCAGCAAGGCTTCTCAATGTCTTCTTCAATGGTACTAGAATACGTAGGGGGGGCAACACCAAGTGCTGGTGATCCATCTTGGATGCAGACGTTCATGTTCCACACCTCAATACACACATTTCACCCCACGACCCCCCACGAGGTGATCTGGACATTGCGTGCAGACGTCTTGGCTGTCAGCTGGTGTGACGTTCACAGAGACTACAGACTATCTGCTGTCGTAAAGCGCTGCTGACTACAACAACTGATTTTCCAACAGTTGCTAAACCGTTGAAGCAATAACAGAAACCTCCTTTTAATCTTTCTAGTTCAGTCTGTAAGTGTTTGAGCTTTTGTGCTCCACGAGGCAACATAAAAGCCCCTTGTGGCCACGTGTGCAGGAAGAAGTCTGTCTCTGCAACCAGCTCAGCCGAAGTGTGTGGCGAATCCTCGGGCTGATGGTACATGAGTGAAGTCGCTTTAGTCACGTTGTTTTGAGAGAAGAGGACATGCGCTGCCACACGCAACAATGCTACACAAGCGCACCTGTTTTAAGCCAAAGAGTCAAATACGGTGGTACTGAATAGCTCTCTACACCCAATCATCTCCGTGCTATAATATAACAATGACATGCTCTTTGATAAAGAATAAAGTAGACTTGACTGATCAAACAAAAGCACCAACTGAACGGATAAGTGTTCGTGGAAATAATTCAGTATGAAATGAGCGTACATAGGACCAATTTTGCTAACGCCAAAgcaatttcttttttcactAATCAGCTCAGGGATTACAGTCCTCAAAGCGCTACAACACGTTGACCGCCATCTGTCTGAGATTATTGTGCAATATTAGAGAAAGGCATTTTGTTTGAGACgatcaataatatatatttccCCTCTCACCTATAGTGCTATTTATCCATATCGATGGATATAGTACTTTTAAAAACCTGGTCACCTTCCAGAAATCGAGTAATAAAAGATGATCCACAGGCCGTGTCCTGCACAGTTTCATTTGAGTGAATGACTTGGGACAGTTTTTCAAGTCTCGTCcaattaaaatgcaaaaaataatatttttctttcttcgaCCAACACAATCAATGGGTGCAGTCAAGTTCCGTgatatattgtgtgtttgtgtgtgtatcgtTGGCATATAACCTAGTAATGTTACAATATTTCACTTTTGGCTGTTTCCTTTTTTAGCACTGCTTAAAATGTAAGACTTGATACGGAGCAAAGGTGGGTCTCTTTCCACACTTTTACTCTCCCACTCGCACAGCAGATACGCCCTCAAGGCCGATCTACTCGTGCTATCGCCGTGGCTATTCGATTCTACTTGAAGGAGTGCCGTTATGCACGTTCTTTGTCGGCAGAAGAAGTCTCTCACTGACATTTCGCCAAGCGCCACCAGCAAATGTGCATTCATGCTCCGTGTACACAGGATCCGGCATCTCCGCGTCTGGAGCGCCTCGCACTCTGCTGTCTCCATGGTTTATTTTAGCCCGTGTAGCTCGCTCTCCAAAGCATGACATTCACTCTCTGTGCATAAACCCGTGTGTTCATCGGTAATTGTCTCTGAACGAATCTGTCTGTTTCGGACCAGCAGGCATCaccaagctgctgcagcagctgatgaTATCATTATTGCACGGTCAgtggacaaaataaacaaaagtattGACGTTTTGAAATGAGTGATCACAGAGGAGGTTTGAGGCAATGATAATTTAATCTGAAAAAAGCAGGTGGACATGTTTTAGGaactattggatggattgtTGACGccattgttttcttgtttttcgcTTGCCGACTTGGCTCATGACTTCCTCGCCAGGCCTGcagactctttttttatttatcaaatgaataataaaagagGCGAAAATGTAACAACGTCAAAGCAAAGCCTCGTAGGACCCGTAGTTCTCCTGGAGCTCGGTAACGCGCCGCCAGGAAAGAGAGTAAAGAATGAGAGCAAACTTTTAAAATGCTAAAGACAATTTATTAGTAGACGCTCATCAGTCAGAATCAATAACTTCCTGAAGAATGTCTTCCTGAAATACACCATTTGATTGGCAGTGTAAAATAAGGCAAAGGGCTTAAGATCATATTTTATACACTTTTGCACCAACAATAAACAGTTATACATTCACTTGTTACTGTACTTACGCTTTTGATAATTCTGTCCGAACACCCACGTACCAAGAAAACTTTATTATTAGCTGGGGCAGGAGGGGGTGGGGAGTGAGGGGGCAGTAATACTCATCATAATGCGGTAGCTGTTTTGTGGCCAGGTGTCGTCTTTGCCGACATAGAATCTGACCGCGAGATTAGATTTTGGAATTGCAAAAGCCAACACAGTATACTGACAATAGTTCATACGATCACCATCACCGCGTAAAGGGCACTACCACCAAGTGTTAAGGGTCTTTAAAAGCTGATTATAGCGTGCATGTGTAGGTTTAGATGACACAAATACCCCTCACTCATCACTACTAGTGTTTTTTGTTACAATAACGCACGTTCCCAGGGAGCTGCAAAGCGTATAGCTGAGTAGTGACTGCTGCTATAGAGGAGACTAGTAGCCATAGATCGGCTCTTCTCTGCATCGTGCACTCATAATAAGATTAGTTCTAGCCACTTTGGTCCTAGCTGCACTTGCCATCCCGAACGGCCGTTACTTTTACTCTGTATTCTGTTTATTCTAGCTATTTCTGCGTCAGCGTACTCCTTTACATTCATCATTTTGGTGTCCTAGTCATACGTGCTCACTTTAACATCACACTCACTGTACAGGAGCTTCACTGGCCAACCACCAAGATTTCAACTCAACTTCAACATGGAGGAAACGTACGTGAGGTTTCACTTCACTCAACAGAATGTTGGGATTTACAGTATATGATCATCTGATGAATGGTTATGCTGGTTCTATAGCTTAATACTTATTCATATTTCATCTTGAAAAGGTCGTAACTGAGCCTCATGGgagtcttctttctttttttcctttttgcgtAGTTTCCACTGCGTCTGACTTGCTGGCCGGCTGGTGTGTTGGAAATAAAGCAGTCTGTTAATGTTACACAGAGGCAACTGACCTCTTTCTTTGTATCTATTACAAGTGTCTTTAGATGTTTCGGGAAGTAGCAGGAGAAAAAGCTCCAcactttcacatacacacacacacacacacacacagtggggttGGTAAGGGTAAGAATGTCTTCAGCCGGGATGGGTAACACGGTGGAATGCAGCTCATCTGTACAGGGTGGTCTATTCTCATGTTGACGGACCAAACAGTTTGGGTACAATGTCGTTAACAAGATCGCTTCCAAAAAGGAATATCCATTTTAGGAAAAATCACAAAAACCTCCTCCGAAGCACAGAGTGGAATCAAATCATCAGACTAAGCGAGATATCTCCTGGCAGCACAAATGTTTGTAGTTGTTTAGTTTCTTGAGAGTTAGTCTTGTACATTTTCAGTTGgtggatatatttttatataactcTTCTGTTACGTGACAAGTCCACACTGTTATTTCTAAAGCAACAACAAATGACATCataaagaaaatgaacataCCTTCACCATAAGCACtgactatgtatatatatattttagaaataCATAGAAAAATAGATAGTCCTCTGAATGCCCATTATACAATTGTACACAGTAGCGTCAGGGGAAATAGCCTATACGGTGGTGTAGAATACATGTGATACGTACAGTATGTGGAGTTCAGTGTACAGCCAGTTAGTGAGATAGGTGGATACCTTTTGGACGCTCTTTTcttaaaccaaataaaaaggTCCAAATCATCAAACAAAAATCCAAACATCAGATTTTGTGGTTATCCTTGAGTGCGTCTGTGGCACCACTGGGCATTAAAAGGTGCTGTACCTGGATGTGCTGCCTTTGACAGCCACGCCGGTGAAGTATCTCCtcagtgacggggggggggtgtgtgacCTACGGCCCGTGTCTCAGACCAAAGCACGAAGCTTTCTGACAAAAGTACAAAAATCTGCTACAATGGGTGCACACGGCTTCAGAATGGGCAGCGCTTGACACATTTGAAAGTTGTGTACTATTTATAGTGTTTTCATGGTGTTACGGTTTGTGTTCAATAAAACCGTTTACATTGAATGTCTGCATTAGGGTGCATTAGTAGAGGAGGTATGCCTGTGAGTCAAATGGCTgatgcaaattaagtcattgCAGCACACTGTGGTGGTCATTACTAACGTTAGACAGAGTCTTAGTCTGAACCAAAGCAGCTATATTCATATTCAATTTTATCTTACCACTATTGCAGAGGGCAGCTTGTGGTTGCTCCTAAATCAATTGCGACTTTAGGAATGCAATTAGCACCTATACTAAATTGCACACATGTGGCGCCTATGTTGAATGGACTCATTAAACAAAATTGCAAATGCTATTTGACTCACAGTAAGGCATGATTTAAAGCCTATTgatcaaaaaacattttcttttctttttttttaagaagcaTAACATTAATAATTTTACTCAACATGTATTGGTAGTGACtaaatataattaatttaaGGACAATTTAAAGTAGTTATAATACATGTTGATCAGACAGTTTGAAAATGATAAGATATTCTGGTAGAAAGGTATGCATATAAAAGCAGCTTCCGTGGACTCTAGAAGGACGTTTGCCTCCATGCTTAGAGGCAACCATCCATGTGAGCATGTGATTATAGCCTCTTTATGTCAAAATGACTGTCATGGTGGTGACGTGGAATGTGACTTGGGGCTTCAAGTTGATTGGAGTTGTTCAGTATAAATCTTTGAAAGGCTTGGTGTAGTTGAACATCAGGTAGTCCGTGTAGTAGAAGTCATACATGCGCTGTCTCTCCAGCGCGCTCACCTGCGAAAAGTACTTTTGTGTGATGTCCGTGGAGGTCCTCTTGTCAGCCGGGTTCCTGTCCTTGAAACTGGGCAGCGTGACGTTGGGCGGCGCGCCGGCCAACCGCAGCAGGTAGTTGGACTCCTCCTCCATGTTCTCAAACTTTCCGATGAAATTGTAGTCTATGAGACAGGGATTGCACAGCTGGTTGGTCTGGTCCCAGTGGATATCCATTCCCACGGGCCGGTGGACGTCCAGCAGGTACTGGACGAACTCCTTGAACGTGACGCCGTTGCCCGTGTTGAGAGCCTCTGGGGACGGGTTGGCTCTGTACTTGGAGATGATGGGCTTCCCGAACAGGTTGTGGTAGTAGTCGTTGGGATTCTCCAACTTGTCCCTGTAGGCTGACACCATTCTCTCCAAGGGCTCGCGGACAAACATGAATTTGGTGTAGGTCTCCAGGCGGTGCATGATCCCCTTCCGGTCGAAGGtgttgagttccctgaggtagCGCCCCCCGTGGGCCGTGTCGTGTTTAATGCTCCGAGCGTTGGGGGCCAGGCCTGCCAGCACAATCAGGGTCCTCTTCCAGTTGGAGCAGCCCGCCTTGGGCACCTGGCAGTACAGCAGCTTGTACTTGTCCTCCACGAAGAGGTTTCTTACGTGATGAGCCGTGATGGTCCTGGAGATGCTGCTTTTGTACTTGGCGCACATCTCCTTCATCAGTTGACGGCGCGCTATCTGGACGTCAGCGAGCTTTTTCCACTTGTCGGGGGTGAAGAAGCCGGAGGCCAAACTGAAGGAAGCCGGTGAGGAGTTGGTGgatgaagacaaagaggaaTTGCCGTCGGTCGTGTGGTGGATCCGAGGAGTTGTTTTCAGCAGTTTGCGTTGTCTTTTGGAGACATGGACAACAGTCATGTCCTGCTCccgggagacgggggaggacgtTCGTCTGCTCTGCTCccgggagacgggggaggacgtTCGTCTGCTCTGCTCCCGGGACCCAGGGGTGGCCGTCTGTTTGCCCGCCTCGAAGTGCGGGAACTGCATCGGAGGGATCAGACTGGACAAGACGCCTTTGGTTTGATAATTGTCCGACTtgcccctctctctgtcctgcGTAGAAAGAGTCTGTGTGACGGAGAACAAGAAGCAGGAGCGTAAGATTACAAACTTTGTGGTGAGTCGGGCTACATCACCCCCATTATGCTGTCGGTATTCCCACACGCCACTTGGTGGTGCCGTTTCACCACATCGCAGACACAGGACGACCTTTGTTCCAGGCAAATGTCACACGCGCTTTGCAATGCGTTCCATGACCTATCAATAAACTGGTCTGTAATACCGAATGAATGTCTTCTAAACACCTTGCAGGGAATGTAAATTACAATCATCTACTGCCTGATTACTATCAGATGATGCCCAGGGCCATTAtgcattttgacattttatttcaattaaacGCCATAATGGCGTCATAAAGCCAAAGCACGGGATGTATAATTTAAATTTGAC harbors:
- the chst8 gene encoding carbohydrate sulfotransferase 8 → MPGMKWKMVVDSLRGRRRRLPCSLWFLLLFAAGGLVLFIHQQDLSEMVLQQGPGMKLRSSPRQSRETLSTQDRERGKSDNYQTKGVLSSLIPPMQFPHFEAGKQTATPGSREQSRRTSSPVSREQSRRTSSPVSREQDMTVVHVSKRQRKLLKTTPRIHHTTDGNSSLSSSTNSSPASFSLASGFFTPDKWKKLADVQIARRQLMKEMCAKYKSSISRTITAHHVRNLFVEDKYKLLYCQVPKAGCSNWKRTLIVLAGLAPNARSIKHDTAHGGRYLRELNTFDRKGIMHRLETYTKFMFVREPLERMVSAYRDKLENPNDYYHNLFGKPIISKYRANPSPEALNTGNGVTFKEFVQYLLDVHRPVGMDIHWDQTNQLCNPCLIDYNFIGKFENMEEESNYLLRLAGAPPNVTLPSFKDRNPADKRTSTDITQKYFSQVSALERQRMYDFYYTDYLMFNYTKPFKDLY